In Pyrus communis chromosome 15, drPyrComm1.1, whole genome shotgun sequence, the genomic stretch taaaaagacaTCCTTCGTAaggcaaagaaaaataaaaattcatcatCAAATTTCCCCTACTGTGTAATGAATCAGTCTGAGGTCTCATCAAGTTCACCTAATATAATAATATGACATCGAAGAGTGTATTGAATCAAGGTTAGCTCCGTAAAATAGAAGGGTATGGATCAAGAGAGAGTTACCTCCGATGCACATTATGCTTTAGTTCATCCAGCCCTTCTACAACCTCTTTAAGGGAGGCAGGCACTGTCTACGTGGCTCTGAAGTAAAAAATACGGATCTTAAAGAAGCATGCAGGTCTATCTGGGATCTTCCGACTTGAAACATGAGAATGTGAGATAGATCCAGATAGGGTTTCTAAGTTGAGTGCCAAAACGGATATGGTTCTATAAATCCCGGTGAGATATTGAAGGGAAATAGTATCAACAGATGCACCACCTTCCCACTCATCAACAACCTCAAAGTAATTTTGTTAGTGGTCTCGAAAGAAAATAGTGCTGAGAAAGTGTTGCCTAATCGCTATCGCTATCGCGTCTTCCTGCAAGAAACAAACCGAAGATAAATTAGAGGATGTaacataaatttgaaaaacaacaaataaacgaataaaataaaaataaaatgaaagaggGGGGAAAAGTTTGTCATACTTCCTGATGGTCTTTGCCCCTCCATGGCCTCTTTTTTCTCTTGGCAACTTGAGCAAAGGAAGGGGCCATCCCAAGGTCTCACTTTTCCTGGGTTCGATGACCCAGCGTGTATTGAAATACCCTCTCCCGGTTCAATTTCTACTTGACAAACTGCACACATAAACAACTTGAACATGTTGCAGAGCGGGTATTTCGTATCTAACCTGCATTCCACACAACAATCCTGTCAGAATCCAGTAAACCGACATAAACCCCCACCATGCAAAGTTATACTGATAATGAAACAACTCCATGATAGAAAGTTCAAGTGATAACAAAACTTCCAAACAAAAATACAACACTTCATGTGACGCCTGATCCAGAGATCAAAATAATGTTTAGGCTATGAAGATGTTTCTTAAGCACAAAATGAagatgtttcttttttttttctgagaagaaactataacagtttattaaaaaagaaaagtgtaatacacagaagtggataagaaatccaccaagaacAGAACAAGAAAATCTCTCCAGAGGATCTGATTACAAGTAGGACAACCTCAACCAAAATCACTTTACAACTGCTAACATATCCCACAGTATGTGACAAAGAGAGCAATTCTTAAATTCTTAAATGAAGATGTTTCTTAAGCACAAACCTTTCGGAAAGTGAAGCAGAACCTTCCTCAAATAATTCCTCCACCTCGTCTGGCTCAATATATTCTTTTTCAACATTAGAAGATGATTCAGAGGACTTTTTCTTAAACATGGATTTAAACAACACTCCTTTTCCGTGCCTCTTTGGTTGGGATAACGGAGCTTGTGGCTTCTCTTGTGGTAAAATATCAATCACAATGCAGGTTGTATCATCCCGAAGTCCCTTATGCCCTACAGCATCCTGGAAGTAGAACAAAAAGTTTAAAACATAGTATTGAAGTAAGAAAGCAAGATTCCTCCCAGCACAATAGCTCTGGCAAAGCATCTAAACCGTGGGTCAAGGCACCAAAGCTAtggaatatataaatatctacCATTATTTACAGAAAACTGAAAACCATAACTGTTATTATACCTTAACAATTTGTGCAGCTGCCGCGTCCGGTGGCATCCCACGGCAACAATCAAGAGCTTCTTCTGCAGACAAAGCATCCCAGACTCCGTCACTTGACATGATAATTCTACCACCTGCGCTCGACAACTGTGACAAAAAAATacaacattttctttaaaataatcaTTTCAAATGAAGCATGAAAGAATACTGTAGTTTCGACAATGAAAAGAAACAGATGATTATTTCAAGAAATCATAAGAATATAAGGGTAACTATTTCAAAGGTTCACAGTAATATAATAGTTGCTTCTATGAATGTCTGCTGAATCTTTTGGTACCAACATCCAATAGGGAATCAAGCacatggaaatcaaaacaagggCAATGAACATTGTTAAATGTAACAAGACTAGAAACACACCTTGATTTGCTTCACATAAGGAACAGGAACAATGAACTCCCCCACATCCAGATCACCAATGGATCGTGACAGACACAAGCCTCCAGGCCAACACCTCAAAGGACCGATCTACAAGGAAAAGTCATCCAAATTAGTTTGTGCATTTCAAGATTAATCTTATCAACATCAGGGTCCTACATATATTCAACCTATCCTTACGCACACTTGTCTCATCCACCAGGATTTAATATgcctttcttcatttcttaatttgtgtTTGTACAGAAAACTTCATGAACAATACACTTAAGTACGGCATGAAGAAAAGTTACCTCTGCTCCACCACCAGTATTAAGCCGACCAACCTCACCCCCACTTGAGGTGATACGCTGCCTCCTATTAAATTAGTTGGAGGGTTAATAAAGGTTACAGATTATTAAGTGAGTCACAAAACACATCATACAGATAACTTACTCCTCTTCATTGATTTCAAGCCTATGATCTGCTGATAAATAATAAACTCCACCTTCAGCAGGTTCAACTATGCAACGAGAATCGCCAACAGATGCAACAGATATGACCCATCCTTCTATAATCACAAATGTGACAGTTGTTCCTGATGTTTTAGCTGAAAGATGGCAATAAAATGCATGAAATCATGcacacaacaaaacaagaaattaaccATTATACTGAAACtcataaaaattacaaaatcaaatataCAACCAGTAACCCTCAAATACAACAATTAACTTATTCGTTGATATCCTTAGGCATGCACGATCTCCAAAATGGACGAAAACATTTTTATAACAAACatataaacaagaaaaacacatacacacattTTTGAAGGATCTCATATACattgcatgtgcatgtgttggGAGTTTAAGTTAGGGTAAGTTAGGCTAAGGAAGTGAAAAATAGACATGGGGATTGAGAGGCTGTACAACTGGAGCTATAATTCCCCACATATAAGTAGCATGAGGCTATGATATGTTTGCAAGTCAACAGAAGACACAGCTCTCATACCAAAATGAACTTATACAGGTGCTAGTAAATGTAGTATAAACCATAAAGCTAGGACACTAAATTCTCAGCTTAAATAATTTTGGGTGAACTCAGGCAAACTCTACAGTCCACTAAACTTTTGACAGTTATAAGAAGAAGGACAAAAAAACAGCATATAGGCATACAATTAacttataattttatataaaccAAAATATGATTAGTATGCAGTATAGGTTGGTTATATGAGCAATTTCACACAGAGCGTGGATTTGAGATGCTTTCTCAAACAAGGGATAACATTATGCATCTCCCCTTATGACCCAGGCACAGCCAAAGCATCTACTTATTAACTCTAGTTTCAATCGCATGCATATGTTACAAAGGTAATCCAGTTTCAaactgcacaaaaaaaaaaaaaaaaaaaaaaaaaaccccacatACCAACATATATGATAGGAATTTTACCATGGGAAAAACCATTAAGAGTTGGTCAATAGACTCAATACTCAACTTTAAGGTAAAGCAAGAGCTAAAAGTAAAAACAGATTAAAATTATCCATACCTCTCTCTTGGAATTCTTTGTCTGTCTTGACGAAGCCTGCTACAAAAGCCCTTGGCAATGCTGCTACCCATTCATCTTTGTTTAGATCTGAAGGGATAGCGGCCAAAACATTATTCAGAAGATTCTCCTTAGAGTAGATAGCGGCTGCTGACCCGTTATGCCCATCAAATAGCTGCAAGACATGGTTCAGTAAGAATATAGCCATGCTTCAACAATGGTCCCCATAGTATTTATAGAATATGATAAAAGGAATAAAAACACGTTCCTCAGATTAGGAAGAAGCCAAAGGGACCGCAAATGTTTACAATCCACTACCAATAACTGTTTTGGCAGACCTATCAGCGTAATCCTAATAAGGGCTCATTAGaacttgggtttttttttttatcaaacatgGGCACAAGTTTGAAATTCCCAGCATGACCGCCACATCCTTGCGCACATGGCTAGCTGAACCATCACAGCAGTCAACTACATACTCAAACACATCTAGTTTATGTAAATACTACGCATCTTAATTACCAAAAGATCATATACCAAAACACAAAGAAGAAAATCATGAACAAACACACCCAAAACTAGGTGACCGACATTTCTAAGCATAGCATTTAGTCAAAAAGTTTACCCCTTTGATGAACATCAAATTAACTTCTTAGCTATTTCtacattttcttcaattcaaatGGTCTACAACGCCAAAACAGAGAGAaacgaaaaattaaagaaaaatacccCGAAAACTGAATACGTAGAAACTCCATCTCCCACAATTCTTTGACATTCCGTCTTTACCAACGTGAAATCCTCTCCTTTCTTGCTCTGACTCGCCTGACCGTGTATAAGCTCCGGTCTCTCAATCTTCTCATTGGCCAATTCACGCTTGAGCAGCACCGAAAGCGGAACCGTCTGATGATTTTCGCTCCTGGTGGACATTGTTCCCCAAACTCAAACAcctcaacacacacacacacacacacactctctctctctctctctctctctctctctctctctctctctctctctctctccctccctccttttctttctctctcctcctcctcctaccTCTAATGCTCCATCGTCGATTCTCAATCCAAATCCTGCAAACAAAGCAAAAACCAGCACATACGTGCGTCAATCAAACGCACCGTTTCACGCATTTTCCAATCTAACCATAAATCTAAATCCTTTCCAAAAAGAATAAAATCGTCGATATCAGAATCTAAAACGGCAACAAATCACCGAGATCTTCAAACGAATCGGACAACTTTCATCGTCTTAAAAGCCGTAAATTTTGTTAACAAATGCACAGAAATCGCAATGCGGAACCCGAATCCgagaaaaggagaagaaaaagtaCAGGAAGAGTGGGACCGATCAGCAAAAACAGCAATGACGATTACGCGGGAAGGAGACGAGGGCCAGGCGCGGCGGATGCGACAGCGGTGGCGGGTTGGTCTGATCGAGAAACGCGGATCCCGGCGCACTGTGAAAATTCCATTCTCCTTCGAGAGAGCGAATAATGAGATGAAAAAGCGGAAATGAAGCTGTTCTTCTcgctttctttcttattttaacaaaaacaaaatttaaagaaataaaattagagAGAATAATTGATCGATTAAGTAATTATTTCCTGGCACTGACGTGGCAGGAAATCGCGTCATTTCTTACATTCGGCGCTTGGAGCCCCTTTTTTTACGCGCCGTTTGGCTTGTATGGCGCGCAAGAGCCAAGAGCGAAAAGGATCTGTCTCTCGCTCTCTAGTTCTGTGTGGGCCCACGAGGGATGGTGGGCTCCAGTGGGCCCCTTGATTGTGAGGAATCTGATGTGGTCGACTAATTAGGACAAATTATGtgatttatttacttttaattttatttttcttcttagcAACCTTAGGAGGACCCAGTCAAGCAAAATAATCCCCGACAAAACACCAATCACAAAGATATAAATCTTCCACAATGAACGTTTCAGCCGGTTAGTGtaattaatgatatttttaattacttgttaGAGCATCTTTATCCCTTCGTGGAACGCAAAAATCAAGTCAACAGTGTTGTCCTCAATCCCAAAAAAACACCTCAACCAATCCAATAAGGCAAGAGCAAGTGGTGGGCTAACCGCTGCCCGCACAAAAGCCAGAGCTGGAGAAGCCCAACCTTGGttttaggtggcatttgattcCTAGAAGCAATGAAACCATGAATTACTATTTGAAAAATGTTAAGGAGAGTTGGAGACTCACTCAAAAATAAGATTTTCTATGAATTATCTGTCACGTCATGTTTTTAGCACAACGATTTATAATATTGATACGAAAATTAGCGTTAGATTATGAAGTGACAAAAACTCAATCGAAATTCCTACTTTGATAGAGTTTTCTTAACACTTCTCTTCGTTTTCACTTTTTTCTTATCAAAGTATCCACAAAGTGACATAATGATTAACCATTTTTTCGTTTCAGCTCAATGATAAAGATCAATCATAACACAACGTTAATGTCACGTAGTTAGACTCGAAAGATTATGATTAAATTGTGGGACCCATTGGTATGGGGGGACCCACAGGCAGATTTATTTGGGCCAATATTTTTTGCTTGAAAAAATCCTAACCCCCTTTTGTCCCGTCCTCCACCTGGAGAGTCCGGAATTCTCGGCGCCAGTTAATTAATCAGTCACGCTAATAAATAAATtactttctattttattttaataaatgatCGGCTCAAAAGCTCGAACAGCTTGGGATTCCAGGTGGCTCATTCGGCTTCGTACAATAGATCCGGCTGTACAGGAGCGCAGATTTATCCTTCATACATGTCACGCAGACGTAGAAGCATGTTCTATTTATTTGCTTTTCTTACAtgcaggaattttttttttttttttaataaattagcAGGTTAAATTGTTACTTGTTAAGACCACGATTGGTGAAGTTGAATTCGCATCAAAATgtgtaaatattattattttttgtcactTCAATAAAGTGTCATCTACTGCTAACTGAAAAATAGCTCAAAGCTTTTTTGCCtagaaaaaaaacaataacGGGTCTCCACTTGGCTTAATTTATAGTCATAACCAATAAACTAAGACTATGTTGATGAAatattgcaaaaaataaaataaaaaagtaaattgGTTTTGTCGCCAAATAGTCTCGTTTTGAAGGAAAAACTCTAGACCCAACTGTTATTGCACTCAGTCTCAGTTACATTTAGATGAGCTATTTTCTCTGTGGTTTTGATTGTGTAGTGATTCTCACTTATATTATCACAGTATAGAAGGCTATACTAAGAAAATTTATTTCCACAtgcacagtttttttttttttttcactaccCACTATTGTTTATTCCTGACATTTAAACTGattaaatcaaaaaaaaaaaaaattcaaaaaatgcgTGAACGAGatataagagaaaaaaataggGTGCATAAATCATTATCGTAAAGTAAATTGGCAATGAAGTCAATGGCTTGAATTGATTGCCATTTGCCATGGCAAAAGTTTTCAGTCTCTGAAAGCCACATGCCCGTAACATAACATGCAATCTAGCTGTCTTTCTTTATCAagtattgttatatatataaatggaaaaaaaagggaattaaaGATAAGAATAAGCTCCTGTCCATTCATAATTTGCTCATCAACGGAGTTCCATATATAGATCTGTTGATGGACACCAGACATGATTGCAGATGATGATTGACTCATCCCCTAAAACATGTACCTTTCTAGCAGCAAATGGAACTCGTtgcaaaatatacatataaaactCTACATTCCAATCCCCCAACTCTTGTTCCTGCAAAAAAGTGAAGGGGttgtatgagagagagagaggagatacGTCGAGAATTTATTTTGTAACTGATTATATAGTTTTTTATGTTTAACTAACCGGATTAGAAATGTACACAAAAGTAAATATCTAAGAAGATTGTGAATACAAGGAGAGAATCTGTTTTGTAACCGGTTGTATATCTATTTCTGTCAATCTCTCGCTACTAAATAAAAAGCGTAAACAAAAGTATACAATCGGATATGGATACGAATGTCTCAGAGGTAAGAGACATATAAACCATAATAAATTGATTAACTTGCGTGAAGGCAACTTTGTTTTGTTGGAGTTGCATCACATTTCGTCAGCCAAGCCAATATTAGGCCACATGGTCCTTTCGCATATGCAACTTGTTTCATTTATATATGATGTACTAACTGCCCTCTCCATTTGGTGTTCCTATAAAGACATCACAAATGACCAAAAGGAATACGCAGATTTTATTGCATGTGTAAATATTTGTTGAATCAATACTCCATGCCGCATCAGTTTACATCATTTAAATTAACGATTTTACTTACCAAATAAGCCTCACTACTATTCCATTTGACAAATGAAATGTCAATTATGTTGTCTAATCATATTATAACTTGTAGATAGTATATTATAACATAGGAATCAGTAAATTTGACCGCGACGGGAATGACTAGAAACAATTACCTAAGTTGATTCTTCTGAGCTTGCCTGCCCAGGTCTCTCCACCCTTATAATGTACACCTGAAAAGGTAATACTAGTACGTTGCACTTCAAATGAGAACTAATCTgaaaacaaagaagataagcAAAAACTAATCTAAAATTCAAGTGCAAAACACTTATTTTGCAGCTTTGCCAATCACCTTGAATGTTGTAGGCCGAATCAATTGAAAAACCAATGCATCTCCATCCACAAGATCATGAGCAACTGCAAATCCTTTCCATCCGCCGCTGAGTCCTTTTTTTCGGGCCAAGTATATAGTCGGGTACTCGTTTCCATCCTCATCGATCAGTGTCATAATTTCTTCACCCTTTGGGAGGTGGTTCTTGCAGAAGCTGGCTTGAAGACCCTGTTGCCAAAATGACACATGATATGACTGCAATTGCATACACAATACGAAATAGCACATTGGACAGATACTAATTAAACATGTGAATTCGACAGCACATTGCTACATTGTCCAGCGACCGCCCTAATTTTTAAGATTTGAGAGAGACGGACTAGCGTTTCACTAGTCACACCAACTTAATTACATGCACAGTGCAACGGGTGAGCAGTTTTATACAAAAATCCTAGGATGCAATTATTAGTAAAACCGTTCATTCTatgttgtattttattttgtcaggTTTTCGATGTGAGACTTTAGTTACTTTACATCTTCTAACGTATAAATCACAAATAAAGTGAAACATGTTGTCCAAAAGATGAGGATAATGTGTACCAGCCAGAATCCACCAGTGACATGTGATTGGAGCATTGTCTTCACAAATGTCGGGTGATCGGATCCCAAACTGAGCTCCAATTCGTCGGCTTTCACCATCGCGGCGGCTCTGGCTTCGTCGGAAGCATACACCCGGTTCGCCATATCCCTATGCCGATTGGTGGCATAGCACCTTCTTGGAATCATTACTCGCTCCGCCACAACCTGTCACAAATCATAACAACacaaaagattgaaactttacacattcaaaaatataaagattgaaactttga encodes the following:
- the LOC137718299 gene encoding probable protein phosphatase 2C 12 gives rise to the protein MSTRSENHQTVPLSVLLKRELANEKIERPELIHGQASQSKKGEDFTLVKTECQRIVGDGVSTYSVFGLFDGHNGSAAAIYSKENLLNNVLAAIPSDLNKDEWVAALPRAFVAGFVKTDKEFQERAKTSGTTVTFVIIEGWVISVASVGDSRCIVEPAEGGVYYLSADHRLEINEEERQRITSSGGEVGRLNTGGGAEIGPLRCWPGGLCLSRSIGDLDVGEFIVPVPYVKQIKLSSAGGRIIMSSDGVWDALSAEEALDCCRGMPPDAAAAQIVKDAVGHKGLRDDTTCIVIDILPQEKPQAPLSQPKRHGKGVLFKSMFKKKSSESSSNVEKEYIEPDEVEELFEEGSASLSERLDTKYPLCNMFKLFMCAVCQVEIEPGEGISIHAGSSNPGKVRPWDGPFLCSSCQEKKEAMEGQRPSGRRRDSDSD
- the LOC137718852 gene encoding B3 domain-containing protein At5g42700-like; its protein translation is MVMAKSKLSYEESRRQRMEENKKRMEALNLPLLAQALKKTPNSPKPSPMKRAGKPRTYEVKMVEVRRSTRVANRPAPDYKEVVAERVMIPRRCYATNRHRDMANRVYASDEARAAAMVKADELELSLGSDHPTFVKTMLQSHVTGGFWLGLQASFCKNHLPKGEEIMTLIDEDGNEYPTIYLARKKGLSGGWKGFAVAHDLVDGDALVFQLIRPTTFKVYIIRVERPGQASSEEST